A window of the Dyadobacter pollutisoli genome harbors these coding sequences:
- a CDS encoding PorP/SprF family type IX secretion system membrane protein, with translation MNTHHTLVRIYFSAILLLSGLSGAFGQREVLYEQYVQNPMAINPGFTGVREDFNMTAMFRRKWFNIQNSPSSQTFAADGTFANGKFGVGFQALNDQTSYFTTTGFSASFAFHLGLSDQWKLGLGAQGGINVLPVSDLYNSTNRALGSFGLGAWLRSDKLYLGISKPELLSQKFGNQAINNFYRRPLYIMAGGSYNLSTDVMLLPHILAIQEKDHKIRVDFGSRFWFKEKVGIGASYRVGGGYNSFSANVDYLQISVEAQAGRNVRLGYFYSTRQVEQIYASYSGPKGIHELMLKFIPNPKGFQKY, from the coding sequence ATGAACACACATCATACGTTAGTCAGAATTTACTTTTCTGCCATTCTTTTACTATCCGGCTTGTCAGGGGCATTTGGCCAGCGTGAAGTCTTATATGAGCAATATGTTCAAAATCCGATGGCGATCAATCCGGGATTCACGGGAGTGAGGGAAGATTTCAATATGACAGCCATGTTCAGAAGGAAATGGTTCAATATCCAGAATTCACCTTCCAGTCAGACCTTTGCGGCCGATGGAACCTTTGCCAACGGTAAGTTTGGCGTCGGTTTTCAGGCATTGAATGATCAGACCAGCTATTTTACCACCACCGGTTTCTCCGCGTCTTTCGCATTTCACCTCGGTTTGTCAGATCAATGGAAACTGGGGTTGGGAGCGCAGGGCGGTATTAATGTACTTCCTGTTTCGGACCTTTATAATAGTACCAACCGGGCATTGGGAAGTTTTGGGCTGGGTGCGTGGCTGCGCTCTGATAAGTTGTATCTGGGAATCTCCAAGCCTGAGCTCTTATCCCAAAAATTTGGAAATCAGGCAATCAATAACTTTTACAGGAGACCGTTGTACATCATGGCTGGCGGGAGTTACAACCTCAGTACCGATGTGATGTTACTGCCGCACATCCTCGCCATTCAGGAGAAGGACCACAAAATCAGGGTTGATTTTGGGTCCCGTTTCTGGTTCAAGGAAAAGGTAGGGATCGGGGCTTCCTACAGGGTTGGTGGCGGATATAATTCATTTTCCGCAAATGTGGATTATTTACAGATATCCGTCGAAGCCCAGGCAGGCAGAAATGTGCGGCTGGGCTACTTTTACAGTACCCGGCAAGTGGAACAGATTTATGCATCCTATTCGGGCCCGAAAGGGATACACGAGCTGATGCTTAAATTTATTCCAAACCCGAAAGGTTTTCAGAAATATTGA